Proteins encoded together in one Synechococcus sp. A15-62 window:
- the moaA gene encoding GTP 3',8-cyclase MoaA, protein MSTSLPLADRLNRPIGVLRLSLTARCNLACPYCCPDVEEPPGLLTLEQQIRVIRVATRLGVQTLRLTGGEPLLSRRLLPLLEAVAQTRRDRSDPMAGLQAVALTSNGVLLSEPMARALRAAGLDRITISLDAAEGEAAARMAGLQGGAVAGERLVRQVQDGIAAACAAGFDPSRGELKLNAVIQRGINDDQLLPLAALARQQGMELRLIEYMDVGNRNQWTLDQVLPAAQMVERIHARWPLEPLGRPRGGTARRWRYGDGAGSIGVIASISEPFCGDCNRLRVTADGQAFTCLFSAEGTDLKPALASELQLEQAMRQLWQRRQDRYSEERDPGAAASTHAEMAYLGG, encoded by the coding sequence ATGAGCACGTCGCTGCCGCTTGCGGACCGCCTCAACCGGCCCATCGGGGTGCTGCGGTTGTCGCTCACGGCCCGCTGCAATCTCGCCTGTCCGTACTGCTGTCCGGATGTGGAGGAGCCCCCTGGCCTGCTCACCCTTGAGCAGCAGATTCGCGTGATTCGTGTGGCCACGCGCCTGGGAGTACAGACGTTGCGGCTCACCGGTGGAGAGCCGTTGTTGAGTCGGCGTTTGTTGCCTTTGCTGGAGGCGGTGGCGCAGACCCGGCGGGATCGTTCGGATCCGATGGCTGGTTTGCAGGCCGTGGCGCTCACCAGCAACGGGGTGCTGTTGTCGGAACCGATGGCGCGGGCGTTGCGTGCCGCAGGGCTGGATCGCATCACCATCAGCCTGGATGCGGCGGAAGGGGAAGCAGCGGCGCGCATGGCTGGTCTCCAGGGTGGTGCCGTGGCTGGTGAACGCCTGGTGCGCCAGGTGCAGGACGGCATTGCGGCGGCCTGCGCCGCTGGCTTTGACCCCTCACGCGGTGAGCTCAAACTCAATGCCGTGATCCAACGGGGGATCAATGACGATCAGCTGTTGCCTTTGGCCGCTTTGGCGCGGCAGCAGGGGATGGAGCTGCGTTTGATCGAATACATGGATGTGGGCAACCGCAACCAGTGGACGCTGGACCAGGTGCTGCCGGCGGCGCAGATGGTGGAGCGCATTCACGCCCGTTGGCCTCTTGAACCGCTGGGTCGACCGCGGGGTGGCACGGCCCGGCGTTGGCGCTATGGCGATGGTGCCGGATCCATCGGTGTGATTGCCTCCATCAGTGAGCCGTTCTGCGGGGATTGCAACCGCTTGCGTGTCACCGCTGATGGGCAGGCATTCACCTGCCTGTTCTCCGCTGAAGGCACCGATCTGAAGCCCGCGCTCGCATCTGAGCTTCAGCTTGAGCAGGCCATGCGCCAGCTCTGGCAGCGGCGCCAAGACCGCTACAGCGAGGAGCGTGATCCAGGCGCCGCTGCGTCAACCCATGCGGAAATGGCGTATCTGGGGGGCTGA
- a CDS encoding nitrate reductase yields MTNSPRSVRSQCPYCGVGCGLELLPPAVKGEAVKRDAEGNPMWTARGDRGHPSSLGQVCIKGATVGETLAPGRLRQPLFRPTLEDDFAPISWDDALNKITSQIQASVARRGNADGIAMYGSGQFHTEDYYLAQKLLKGALGTNNFDANSRLCMSSAVAGYTRSLGSDGPPCSYEDLDHCTVAFLIGTNTAECHPVLFQRLLKRKRKNPGSVKIVVVDPRRTDTAKAADIHLPIAPGSDLALLHGIAHLVLRENGQDPAFIDDHTENYDAFFDVAARWTPRRVALFCNIPEKRLREVAALFHRREKVLSLWSMGVNQRREGTAVVQGLINLHLLTGQIGKQGAGPFSLTGQPNAMGGREAGGLAHLLPGYRLVANAEHRTEVEQAWQLPAGRINAKPGLAAWQQIEAMEQEALDLWWVAATNPLVSLPDLDRVKSAMQKCPLVVVSEAYADSETSHYAHLLLPAAQWSEKAGAMTNSERRVTYCPAYRRRFGESRPDWEVFAEVGRRLGYSEQFDFDSAAEVYAEFTALTQGRLCDVSGLSHELLEGAGPQQWPYPSGSTPTTEAKRLYENHLFATPNKRARFSTDQPLGLAEPPCDTYPLVLTVGRYLGQWHTMTRTGKVERLMKQHPEPLLEIHPGDAQELKLRNGELAAISSRRGHLTATVKVTDRIRRGSVFLPMHWGFTQEKACEANTLMHDEACPVSKQPELKACAVIVAPAVSVVKPVEQQKGRLEALRRLLTPALR; encoded by the coding sequence ATGACCAACTCACCCCGCAGCGTGCGCAGCCAGTGCCCTTACTGCGGCGTGGGTTGTGGTCTGGAGCTTTTGCCTCCTGCAGTGAAGGGTGAGGCCGTGAAACGGGATGCCGAAGGCAACCCGATGTGGACCGCCCGCGGCGACCGCGGACACCCCTCCAGCCTTGGCCAGGTCTGCATCAAGGGCGCCACCGTCGGCGAAACCCTGGCCCCAGGCCGCCTGCGCCAACCCCTCTTCCGCCCGACCCTGGAGGACGACTTCGCGCCGATCAGCTGGGACGACGCCCTGAACAAAATCACCAGCCAGATCCAGGCGAGCGTGGCCCGGCGGGGCAACGCCGATGGCATCGCCATGTACGGCTCCGGTCAGTTCCACACCGAGGATTACTACCTCGCCCAGAAACTGCTCAAAGGCGCCCTGGGCACCAACAATTTCGACGCCAACTCGCGACTGTGCATGAGCTCAGCGGTGGCGGGCTACACCCGCAGCCTGGGCTCCGATGGTCCCCCCTGCAGCTATGAGGACCTCGACCACTGCACAGTGGCGTTTCTGATCGGCACCAACACGGCCGAATGCCACCCGGTGTTGTTCCAGCGGCTGCTGAAGCGAAAACGCAAAAACCCAGGCAGCGTCAAGATCGTGGTGGTGGATCCACGCCGCACCGACACCGCCAAAGCCGCCGATATCCACTTGCCGATAGCACCGGGCAGCGACCTTGCCCTGCTGCACGGCATTGCCCACTTGGTGCTGCGCGAAAACGGCCAGGATCCGGCCTTCATCGACGACCACACCGAGAATTACGACGCCTTTTTTGACGTCGCCGCCCGCTGGACCCCAAGACGGGTGGCCCTGTTCTGCAACATCCCCGAAAAACGCCTGCGGGAAGTGGCGGCGCTGTTCCACCGGCGCGAGAAGGTGCTCAGCCTCTGGTCGATGGGGGTGAACCAACGCCGTGAAGGAACGGCCGTGGTGCAGGGATTGATCAATCTGCATCTGCTCACCGGACAGATCGGCAAGCAAGGCGCGGGCCCGTTTTCCCTCACCGGCCAACCCAACGCCATGGGCGGACGCGAGGCCGGAGGCCTAGCCCACCTGCTGCCGGGCTACCGCCTCGTGGCCAACGCCGAACACCGCACCGAAGTGGAACAGGCCTGGCAACTGCCGGCAGGACGAATCAACGCCAAGCCCGGATTGGCGGCCTGGCAGCAGATCGAAGCCATGGAGCAGGAGGCGCTGGATCTGTGGTGGGTGGCCGCCACCAACCCCCTAGTGAGCCTCCCGGATCTCGACCGGGTGAAGTCAGCCATGCAGAAGTGCCCGCTGGTGGTGGTGAGCGAGGCCTACGCCGACTCGGAAACATCCCACTACGCCCATCTGTTGTTGCCCGCAGCCCAGTGGAGCGAGAAGGCCGGCGCCATGACGAATTCCGAACGGCGGGTCACTTACTGCCCGGCCTACCGGCGCCGCTTCGGCGAGAGCCGTCCCGACTGGGAGGTGTTTGCCGAGGTGGGCCGGCGCCTGGGCTACAGCGAGCAGTTCGACTTCGATTCAGCGGCTGAGGTTTACGCCGAATTCACGGCTCTTACCCAGGGCAGGCTCTGCGATGTGAGCGGCCTCAGCCATGAACTGCTGGAAGGCGCAGGACCGCAGCAATGGCCCTATCCCAGTGGCAGCACCCCCACCACAGAGGCCAAACGCCTCTACGAAAACCATCTGTTCGCCACCCCCAACAAACGTGCCCGCTTCAGCACCGATCAACCGCTGGGACTGGCGGAACCCCCCTGCGACACCTATCCGCTGGTGCTCACGGTGGGCCGCTACCTGGGCCAGTGGCACACGATGACCCGCACCGGCAAGGTGGAACGGCTGATGAAACAGCATCCCGAGCCGCTGCTGGAGATTCACCCCGGTGACGCGCAGGAGTTGAAATTGCGCAACGGCGAACTGGCGGCGATCAGCTCACGCCGCGGCCACCTCACCGCCACGGTGAAAGTCACCGATCGCATCCGGCGTGGATCGGTCTTCCTGCCGATGCACTGGGGATTCACCCAGGAGAAGGCCTGCGAAGCCAACACCCTCATGCACGACGAGGCCTGCCCGGTGTCAAAGCAGCCTGAACTCAAGGCCTGCGCGGTGATCGTGGCTCCCGCTGTCTCGGTGGTGAAGCCCGTTGAACAGCAGAAAGGACGATTGGAGGCCCTGCGACGGCTACTCACACCAGCACTTCGCTGA
- a CDS encoding molybdenum cofactor guanylyltransferase, translating to MVDDVNQGLRVCVLSGGSSRRMGRDKALLPHPCGGVWLTALVDQLLPLGHPVQVLSRHPVHAELLAHRPGCSVVLESPPWNGPLQALARLLPSQPGEALLVLPVDMPRLRTAVVQQLIAAWNRAPEQAAVAHDGQRLQPLLAVIPSGSPFRSCLDQQLQRGELRWMDWLTCVPHQAVRLPAEALVNANCPADLAALEG from the coding sequence TTGGTCGACGATGTGAATCAAGGCTTGCGGGTTTGTGTGCTCAGTGGCGGAAGCAGCCGTCGCATGGGGCGTGACAAGGCCCTCTTGCCGCACCCCTGCGGTGGTGTCTGGCTCACGGCCCTGGTTGACCAGCTGTTGCCGCTGGGTCATCCGGTGCAGGTGTTGAGTCGTCATCCCGTGCACGCAGAGCTGCTGGCCCACCGGCCCGGATGTTCCGTGGTGCTGGAGTCCCCTCCCTGGAATGGCCCCCTGCAGGCGCTGGCCAGGCTGTTGCCGTCTCAGCCTGGGGAGGCCTTGTTGGTGCTGCCGGTGGACATGCCGCGTTTGCGCACGGCCGTTGTCCAGCAGCTGATCGCAGCCTGGAATCGTGCCCCGGAGCAAGCAGCGGTGGCCCATGACGGGCAACGGCTGCAGCCGTTGCTGGCGGTGATCCCCTCCGGTTCTCCCTTCCGCTCCTGCCTTGATCAGCAACTGCAACGCGGAGAGTTGCGCTGGATGGATTGGTTGACCTGCGTTCCCCATCAGGCGGTGCGCTTGCCTGCAGAGGCGTTGGTGAATGCCAATTGCCCCGCAGATCTGGCAGCGTTGGAGGGATGA
- a CDS encoding carbonic anhydrase, translating into MGIQRRHFLQRTGGLALAALMQARPVEAAEEGFCIPNDPLEALMSGNRRFAEAWRLAEQNNGTTPRTADSDPRCFNSPRALATSQHPWATVLTCSDSRVSPNWVFNTTPGELFVIRNAGNAAFTEAIASIEYGVSVLKTPLLMVMGHSGCGAVTAAMDANPLTPSLERLIQPIRENINGSSDLEDAVRRNALASASTLIQRSAVLAEAKASGALKLVVGCFQLNSGVVSLIE; encoded by the coding sequence ATGGGGATCCAGCGCCGTCACTTCCTCCAGCGAACGGGCGGCCTGGCCTTGGCCGCCCTGATGCAAGCGCGCCCCGTTGAGGCAGCAGAGGAGGGGTTCTGCATCCCGAATGATCCACTCGAGGCCCTGATGTCGGGGAACCGCCGGTTTGCCGAGGCCTGGCGCCTGGCCGAGCAAAACAACGGAACGACGCCCCGAACGGCGGATTCCGACCCGCGCTGCTTCAACTCCCCCAGGGCGTTGGCCACCAGCCAACATCCCTGGGCCACCGTGCTCACCTGCTCTGATTCACGGGTTTCGCCGAACTGGGTGTTCAACACCACCCCTGGAGAGCTGTTCGTGATCCGCAACGCCGGCAACGCCGCATTCACCGAAGCCATTGCCTCCATTGAGTACGGCGTCAGCGTTCTCAAGACGCCGCTGCTGATGGTGATGGGACACAGCGGCTGCGGAGCCGTTACGGCGGCGATGGACGCCAACCCGCTGACCCCCTCCCTGGAGCGGCTGATCCAACCCATCCGGGAGAACATCAACGGCAGCAGCGATCTCGAGGACGCCGTGAGGCGCAACGCCCTCGCCAGCGCCTCCACCTTGATTCAACGCAGCGCCGTTCTGGCTGAGGCCAAAGCCAGTGGTGCGCTGAAACTGGTGGTGGGTTGTTTCCAACTCAACAGCGGTGTTGTCAGCTTGATCGAATGA
- a CDS encoding NarK family nitrate/nitrite MFS transporter, with product MLGDLWSFQGRYRTLHLTWIAFFLTFVVWFNLAPLATTVKADLGLTVGQIRTVAICNVALTIPARVLIGMLLDKFGPRITYSSILVFSAIPCLLFASAQDFNQLVVARLLLSIVGAGFVIGIRMVAEWFPPKEIGLAEGIYGGWGNFGSAFSALTMVALAGFLSFSGGFELPTGAVLNWRGAIALTGIVSAVYGCFYFFNVTDTPPGKTYQRPAKTAGLEVTSMRDFWGLLGMNVPFAAILCVLCWRLTKVGFLTASTYPLALGAVAVWFAFQTWGIIRTNRDLILGNKVYPKEDRYEFRQVAILELTYIVNFGSELAVVSMLPTFFETTFDLPKATAGILASCFAFVNLVARPAGGLISDRVGSRKNTMGFLTAGLGVGYLVMSMIKPGTFTGTTGIAVAVVITMLASFFVQSGEGATFALVPLVKRRVTGQVAGLVGAYGNVGAVTYLTIFSLLPMWMGGGGEPTPEVIAASNSAFFQILGVAGLIVAFFCFFFLKEPKGSFADLHEGETA from the coding sequence ATGCTTGGCGACCTTTGGTCGTTCCAGGGCAGGTACCGAACCCTTCACCTGACCTGGATCGCCTTCTTCCTGACCTTCGTGGTCTGGTTCAACCTGGCCCCTCTGGCCACCACCGTGAAAGCGGACCTGGGTCTGACCGTTGGTCAGATCCGCACCGTGGCCATCTGCAACGTGGCCCTCACCATTCCGGCGCGCGTGCTGATCGGCATGCTCCTGGACAAATTCGGACCCCGGATCACCTACTCCTCGATCCTGGTGTTCTCGGCGATTCCCTGCCTGCTGTTTGCGTCCGCTCAGGACTTCAACCAGCTGGTGGTGGCCCGTCTGCTGCTCTCCATCGTTGGCGCCGGCTTCGTGATCGGCATCCGCATGGTGGCCGAGTGGTTCCCGCCCAAGGAAATCGGCCTGGCTGAAGGCATCTATGGCGGCTGGGGCAACTTCGGCTCCGCCTTCTCCGCCCTGACCATGGTGGCCCTCGCTGGCTTCCTCTCCTTCTCCGGCGGCTTCGAACTGCCCACTGGCGCTGTTCTGAACTGGCGCGGTGCGATCGCTCTGACCGGCATCGTCTCCGCCGTCTACGGCTGCTTCTACTTCTTCAACGTCACCGACACCCCCCCCGGCAAGACGTATCAGCGCCCTGCGAAAACCGCAGGTCTGGAAGTCACCTCGATGCGCGACTTCTGGGGCCTGCTGGGCATGAACGTGCCCTTCGCAGCCATCCTCTGCGTGCTCTGCTGGCGCCTGACCAAGGTGGGCTTCCTCACCGCAAGCACCTACCCCCTGGCCCTCGGCGCCGTCGCCGTCTGGTTTGCCTTCCAGACCTGGGGAATCATCCGCACCAACCGCGACCTGATCCTCGGCAACAAGGTTTATCCCAAGGAAGATCGCTATGAGTTCCGCCAGGTGGCGATCCTCGAGCTCACCTACATCGTGAACTTCGGCTCCGAACTGGCCGTGGTTTCGATGCTGCCCACCTTCTTTGAAACCACCTTCGATCTGCCGAAGGCCACCGCCGGAATCCTGGCGTCCTGCTTCGCTTTCGTGAACCTGGTCGCCCGTCCTGCTGGCGGTCTTATCTCCGACCGCGTCGGCAGCCGCAAGAACACCATGGGCTTCCTCACCGCCGGACTCGGCGTGGGCTACCTGGTGATGAGCATGATCAAGCCCGGCACCTTCACCGGTACCACCGGCATTGCCGTTGCCGTGGTGATCACCATGCTCGCCTCCTTCTTCGTGCAGTCCGGTGAAGGCGCCACCTTCGCGCTGGTGCCCCTGGTGAAGCGTCGCGTCACCGGTCAGGTGGCCGGCCTGGTGGGTGCCTACGGCAACGTTGGCGCTGTGACCTACCTGACCATCTTCAGCCTCCTGCCGATGTGGATGGGCGGCGGCGGCGAGCCCACCCCCGAGGTGATCGCGGCTTCCAACAGTGCCTTCTTCCAGATCCTGGGCGTGGCCGGTCTGATCGTGGCCTTCTTCTGCTTCTTCTTCCTGAAGGAGCCCAAGGGATCCTTCGCAGACCTGCACGAAGGCGAAACCGCCTGA
- a CDS encoding transglutaminase family protein: MRALIVHRLTYRYEAPVFLGEHRLCLRPRGQGFQTLLEHQLSVLPEPEQRRELVAASGDEIQRLRFLGSTDELVFEARSLVETRPAPLLESCFNGLEPPLPYPQGQLNSDLQGALEGWLPNGQHEPAAIELTQEALMGSNQQTLAFLKQLIELIQERVKYTQRHLGPAWPAGRTLRERIGSCRDLAMLMVACCRVVGLPARFVSGYQLQQPPPKEYDLHAWAEVYLPGAGWRGFDPSAGMEVNERYVVLATSSKPELTAAVSGSFSGPPGTNSELTWQIQITEEASATETSSRNLVQAA; the protein is encoded by the coding sequence ATGCGTGCTCTCATCGTTCACCGCCTGACGTATCGGTATGAGGCCCCCGTTTTCCTCGGGGAACATCGCCTGTGTCTGAGGCCTCGGGGGCAGGGGTTTCAGACCCTGCTGGAGCATCAGCTCAGCGTGCTGCCAGAACCAGAGCAACGTCGGGAACTGGTGGCCGCCAGCGGCGACGAAATCCAACGGCTGCGTTTTCTTGGCAGCACCGATGAATTGGTCTTTGAGGCCCGCAGCCTGGTGGAGACCCGGCCAGCACCCCTGCTGGAAAGCTGCTTCAACGGACTAGAACCACCCCTTCCGTACCCGCAAGGCCAGCTCAACAGCGACCTGCAGGGTGCCCTCGAGGGCTGGTTGCCCAACGGTCAGCACGAACCCGCAGCCATCGAGCTCACCCAGGAAGCCCTGATGGGCAGCAACCAGCAGACCCTGGCTTTTCTGAAGCAACTGATTGAACTGATTCAAGAGCGGGTGAAATACACCCAACGCCATTTGGGGCCCGCCTGGCCGGCGGGTCGCACCCTGCGCGAGCGGATCGGCTCCTGCCGTGATCTGGCCATGCTGATGGTGGCCTGCTGCCGCGTGGTGGGTCTCCCCGCCCGATTTGTGAGCGGCTATCAACTGCAGCAACCTCCCCCGAAGGAGTACGACCTGCATGCCTGGGCAGAGGTTTACCTGCCGGGAGCGGGCTGGCGCGGCTTTGACCCCAGTGCCGGGATGGAAGTCAACGAACGCTATGTGGTGCTGGCCACCTCCTCCAAGCCGGAACTCACCGCAGCCGTGAGCGGCAGCTTCAGCGGCCCCCCGGGAACAAACAGTGAATTGACCTGGCAGATTCAGATCACCGAAGAAGCCTCCGCAACGGAAACCTCCTCACGCAACCTGGTTCAGGCCGCCTGA
- a CDS encoding redox protein encodes MFELLAYERFRDTPSVRFFDVTVDTSNARDLVIHSGPAVSPPNDPESGAWQFYLHPHQEDNLLAASGGRTFFLVNLAWEQPFHIVRLESGGDILRIPPGTFHRSISDPDGSVVLNQAVREEGASLVREFRVYNSAEIPALMAATHSSAPKPQLHGLEPLLQAA; translated from the coding sequence ATGTTTGAACTGCTGGCCTACGAGCGCTTCCGCGACACCCCGTCGGTTCGTTTTTTCGACGTCACCGTGGACACCTCGAACGCGCGTGATCTGGTGATTCACAGCGGCCCGGCGGTGTCGCCCCCCAACGACCCGGAGAGCGGAGCGTGGCAGTTCTATCTGCATCCTCATCAGGAAGACAATCTGCTCGCGGCCAGTGGCGGCAGAACCTTCTTCCTTGTGAACCTGGCCTGGGAACAGCCGTTCCACATCGTTCGGCTCGAGAGCGGTGGTGACATCCTTCGCATCCCTCCTGGCACTTTCCACCGGTCGATCTCCGATCCCGATGGTTCCGTCGTTCTGAACCAGGCGGTTCGTGAGGAGGGCGCTTCTCTGGTGCGTGAATTCCGCGTCTACAACAGCGCCGAGATCCCGGCCTTGATGGCAGCCACCCATAGCTCGGCGCCGAAGCCCCAGTTGCACGGGCTGGAACCGTTGCTTCAGGCGGCCTGA
- a CDS encoding nitrate reductase associated protein, giving the protein MSSRCDSASHCFAFEQDFIGNWRCIPLCVRRKLDLCGVKLKLNHWLELSQEQRQALVDWPDAADALEQLRQHLRACTRSMADGMVKDLPPVSGAPWQQTELPAAVQEAATVRGVVLTLEQWTQLSELDRFALCKLARPGHDHHNLEAAFSEVLV; this is encoded by the coding sequence ATGTCCAGCCGTTGTGATTCCGCCAGCCATTGCTTTGCCTTTGAACAGGACTTCATTGGCAACTGGCGCTGCATCCCTCTGTGTGTGCGACGCAAATTGGATCTGTGTGGGGTGAAGTTGAAGCTCAACCACTGGCTTGAGCTTTCCCAGGAGCAACGTCAAGCCCTGGTGGATTGGCCGGATGCGGCCGATGCTCTCGAGCAGCTTCGCCAACACCTGCGCGCTTGCACGCGCTCCATGGCCGATGGCATGGTCAAGGATCTGCCACCGGTGAGCGGTGCTCCCTGGCAGCAGACGGAGCTGCCCGCTGCGGTGCAGGAGGCGGCCACAGTGCGCGGTGTGGTGCTGACCCTGGAGCAGTGGACCCAACTCAGTGAGCTGGATCGCTTTGCCTTGTGCAAGTTGGCCCGGCCTGGGCACGACCACCACAACCTTGAGGCAGCCTTCAGCGAAGTGCTGGTGTGA
- the moaC gene encoding cyclic pyranopterin monophosphate synthase MoaC produces MTQDLSHLNQQGEVHMVDVGDRPATHREAHARGAIRMDASTLSLIQRGETPKGDLLAVARVAAIQAAKRTWELIPLCHPLPLSGMDVSIDADASLPGLVLHCRCRTTGQTGVEMEAMTAVSVGLLTLYDMLKAVDPAMRIEAIQLEFKEGGRNGVWKR; encoded by the coding sequence ATGACGCAAGACCTGAGTCATCTGAACCAGCAAGGCGAGGTTCACATGGTGGACGTGGGGGACCGTCCGGCCACCCACCGCGAAGCCCATGCCCGTGGCGCCATTCGCATGGACGCCTCAACCCTCAGCCTGATCCAGCGAGGCGAGACACCGAAAGGAGATCTGCTGGCGGTCGCCCGGGTGGCAGCGATCCAGGCCGCCAAACGCACCTGGGAGCTGATTCCCCTTTGCCATCCGCTGCCACTCAGTGGCATGGATGTGTCGATCGACGCCGACGCCTCCCTGCCTGGCCTGGTGCTCCACTGCCGTTGCCGCACCACAGGCCAGACCGGGGTGGAAATGGAAGCGATGACGGCCGTGTCCGTGGGGCTGCTGACCCTCTACGACATGCTCAAGGCGGTTGATCCAGCCATGAGGATCGAGGCGATCCAGCTGGAGTTCAAAGAAGGAGGGCGGAACGGTGTCTGGAAACGCTGA
- a CDS encoding alpha-E domain-containing protein, producing MLSRVADSLYWINRYLERAENISRFLEVSEAMALDCPPGSAEPWLPLVEVTGDRHRFDTAYPGATPKQVVRFLLLDRSNPNSIVSCIAMARENARQIRDVITTEMWEQINDLHWSLQDDEDIWREPVQEQLRIIRRGCQLVYGITDTTLSRDLSWLFSQLGRLIERADKTSRILDVKYFLLLPSPEEVGGVLDELQWITLLRTAGAYQMYRQSMQHAISPASVARFLLLDPIFPRSVRYCLQGISDTLQQIQQQPNQDTPDDLDCLRGQLLARWSYVRIDNLIEAGLHEAIDQLQQDLNQLHNLIQTRYFTSADLRSIPTDPACVLSSFTA from the coding sequence GTGCTGAGCCGCGTTGCCGATTCGCTCTACTGGATCAACCGCTATCTGGAACGCGCCGAAAACATCTCGCGCTTTCTGGAAGTGAGTGAAGCGATGGCATTGGACTGTCCTCCGGGCAGCGCCGAACCGTGGCTGCCGCTGGTGGAGGTGACGGGGGATCGCCACCGCTTCGATACGGCCTACCCCGGTGCCACGCCCAAACAGGTGGTGCGCTTCCTGCTGCTGGACCGCAGCAATCCCAACAGCATCGTGAGTTGCATTGCGATGGCGCGGGAAAACGCACGGCAGATCAGGGATGTGATCACCACGGAGATGTGGGAGCAGATCAATGATCTGCACTGGAGCCTGCAGGACGACGAAGACATCTGGCGGGAACCGGTGCAGGAGCAACTGCGGATCATCCGCCGCGGCTGCCAGCTCGTGTACGGGATCACCGACACCACTTTGAGCCGTGATCTGAGTTGGCTGTTTAGTCAGCTGGGACGTCTAATCGAACGGGCCGATAAAACCTCCCGCATCCTCGACGTCAAATATTTCCTGCTCCTGCCCTCCCCTGAGGAGGTGGGCGGCGTGCTGGATGAACTGCAATGGATCACCCTGCTGCGCACAGCGGGGGCTTATCAGATGTACCGGCAGAGCATGCAGCACGCGATCAGCCCTGCCTCCGTGGCCCGCTTTTTGCTGCTGGACCCCATCTTTCCTCGCTCGGTGCGGTACTGCCTGCAGGGCATCAGCGACACGTTGCAACAGATTCAGCAGCAGCCAAACCAAGACACCCCGGATGACCTCGACTGTTTGCGCGGACAACTCCTGGCCCGCTGGAGCTATGTGCGGATCGACAACCTGATCGAAGCCGGTCTGCATGAAGCCATTGACCAGCTTCAGCAGGACCTCAACCAACTCCACAACCTGATCCAGACCCGCTACTTCACTAGCGCCGACCTCCGTTCCATCCCCACCGATCCTGCATGCGTGCTCTCATCGTTCACCGCCTGA
- a CDS encoding molybdopterin molybdotransferase MoeA, with amino-acid sequence MSGNAEPYGREGLPLEEARRRVLATLQPITASNTVPLQQALCRVSAADVLASAAVPGFRASIMDGYALGQSHQPEPGDTWQLKGRSAAGQPFNGNLATGDAIRILTGAPLPDGAGWVLPQELISVDGTSLQLVKEASDRPWIRPEDEECRPGDLLLAAGQRLGAADLARLASCGIAALTIAQQPRIGLLISGDELLPPGTARQPGAIWESNGTLLETMFRALGQSVTQRRVVADHPDALRQALLDLAQDCDVVVSTGGVSAGDTDWIRPLVAELGAVDFWKLFLRPGRPFAFGSIGEGVPFFGLPGNPVAAAVTALQLLWPALQVLEGQSEPELFPRVMVELADPLSRRPGRPELARARLDTNAAGTLLARVDGSQASSRIGSLQQADLLLELPAEAGPLESGTRLWAQLIRQRIF; translated from the coding sequence GTGTCTGGAAACGCTGAGCCCTACGGACGCGAAGGGCTACCCCTCGAAGAGGCACGTCGACGGGTTCTTGCAACGCTTCAGCCGATCACAGCAAGCAACACAGTGCCGCTGCAGCAGGCCCTCTGCCGGGTGAGCGCTGCGGATGTGCTGGCCAGCGCTGCCGTACCGGGGTTTCGGGCCTCGATCATGGACGGCTACGCCTTGGGGCAGAGCCACCAGCCCGAACCTGGGGACACCTGGCAGCTGAAGGGACGCTCCGCTGCCGGCCAGCCCTTCAACGGAAACCTGGCCACCGGCGATGCGATCCGCATCCTCACCGGCGCTCCACTGCCGGACGGTGCCGGCTGGGTACTGCCCCAGGAGCTGATCAGCGTGGACGGCACCAGCCTCCAGCTGGTGAAAGAGGCGTCGGATCGTCCCTGGATTCGCCCCGAGGATGAGGAATGCCGACCGGGAGACCTGCTGCTGGCCGCTGGACAGCGCCTCGGTGCCGCCGATCTCGCACGCCTTGCCAGCTGCGGCATCGCCGCCCTAACCATTGCTCAGCAACCCCGCATCGGGCTGCTGATCAGCGGGGACGAGCTGCTGCCACCTGGAACAGCGCGGCAACCCGGTGCCATCTGGGAGAGCAACGGCACGCTTCTGGAGACAATGTTCCGGGCCCTCGGGCAATCGGTGACCCAGCGACGGGTGGTGGCAGATCACCCCGACGCCCTACGCCAGGCCCTGCTGGATCTGGCCCAGGACTGCGACGTGGTGGTGAGCACCGGTGGCGTCTCCGCCGGCGACACCGATTGGATCCGCCCCCTGGTGGCGGAGCTGGGCGCTGTGGACTTCTGGAAACTGTTCCTACGCCCGGGGCGCCCCTTTGCCTTCGGCAGCATCGGTGAGGGCGTGCCGTTTTTCGGACTGCCGGGCAATCCCGTGGCGGCGGCGGTCACCGCCCTGCAACTGCTCTGGCCTGCCCTGCAGGTTCTGGAGGGCCAAAGCGAACCGGAGCTGTTCCCCCGGGTGATGGTGGAACTCGCCGACCCGTTGTCCCGCCGACCGGGACGGCCGGAATTGGCTCGGGCCCGCCTCGACACCAACGCCGCAGGAACGCTGCTGGCACGGGTGGATGGCTCGCAGGCCTCGTCCCGGATCGGTTCCCTGCAACAGGCCGATCTGCTGCTGGAACTGCCAGCGGAAGCCGGCCCGCTCGAAAGCGGCACCCGTCTCTGGGCCCAGCTGATTCGTCAGCGGATTTTCTAA